The proteins below come from a single Eucalyptus grandis isolate ANBG69807.140 chromosome 3, ASM1654582v1, whole genome shotgun sequence genomic window:
- the LOC104437188 gene encoding uncharacterized protein LOC104437188, with product MCLVFVCDEDEQVVARQAAPGACPYCGGAIQAMDVESQWRFCFLPLYFRTKRKFYCSLCARRLVVQS from the coding sequence ATGTGCCTGGTGTTCGTGTGCGACGAGGACGAGCAGGTGGTGGCACGGCAGGCGGCGCCGGGGGCGTGCCCGTACTGCGGCGGGGCAATCCAGGCGATGGACGTGGAGAGCCAGTGGCGGTTCTGCTTCCTCCCGCTCTACTTCCGCACCAAGCGCAAGTTCTACTGCTCCCTCTGCGCCCGCCGCCTCGTCGTCCAGTCCTAG
- the LOC104437185 gene encoding LOW QUALITY PROTEIN: uncharacterized protein LOC104437185 (The sequence of the model RefSeq protein was modified relative to this genomic sequence to represent the inferred CDS: deleted 2 bases in 1 codon) has protein sequence MEVLVGSALGIQVSSKSAFARERAAAAAQAGNDLEAGFGAGRSAKSEEEEEEEEQEDSSSSKSSSIGVPGDSDEEEEEDGVVSSAECQGGSGKGGGFGSFGSLASLEDSLPIKRGLSNHFAGKSKSFSNLAEANLTEAVSSAKDLEKPEHPFNKRRRILRWSKNFPLLSAARSMPLFPVGEEEEDDDNGERDHREADDGDICSSGGGGDGERGMAAAAASRFQGRHARKHSVFKSSSCFALSDLHEEDEEGEEEDEEEGN, from the exons ATGGAGGTGCTGGTGGGGTCGGCGCTGGGGATCCAAGTGAGCTCGAAGTCGGCGTTCGCCAGGGAGCGCGCGGCGGCCGCGGCGCAGGCCGGAAACGATCTGGAGGCGGGGTTCGGGGCCGGCCGGTCGGCGaagtcggaggaggaggaggaggaggaggagcaggaggacTCGTCGTCGTCGAAGTCGTCGTCGATCGGAGTCCCGGGCGATAGCgacgaggaggaagaggaggacgGCGTGGTGTCGTCGGCGGAG TGCCAAGGGGGCTCGGGGAAAGGCGGCGGGTTCGGATCTTTCGGATCTCTGGCTTCGCTCGAGGACTCGCTTCCCATCAA GAGGGGGCTGTCGAACCATTTCGCCGGGAAATCGAAGTCGTTCAGCAACCTGGCGGAGGCGAACCTGACGGAGGCGGTGAGCAGCGCCAAGGATCTGGAGAAGCCGGAGCACCCCTTCAACAAGAGGCGCCGGATCCTCCGCTGGTCCAAGAACTTCCCCCTCCTGTCCGCCGCCAGGTCGATGCCCCTCTTCCCCgtcggcgaggaggaggaggacgacgacaACGGCGAGCGCGATCATCGCGAAGCGGACGACGGCGACATCTGCAgcagcggcggaggaggagacgGCGAGAGGGGcatggccgccgccgccgcgagcAGGTTCCAGGGCCGCCACGCGAGGAAGCACAGCGTGTTCAAGTCCTCGAGCTGCTTCGCGCTGTCGGATCTGcacgaggaggacgaggagggggaggaggaggacgaggaggaagggaattga
- the LOC104437184 gene encoding exocyst complex component EXO70A1 isoform X1 yields MAASGDGAACVDGVEKLVSARKSLMLSLEKSKALSSKLEKTGPRLAEINQRLPSLEAAVRPIRANKDALVAVGGHINRAVGPAAAVLKVFDAVHGLEKMLLSDPRNDLPGYSSVLKRLEEALRFLGDNCALAIQWLEDIVEYLEDNTVADKGYISSLNKLLQSLRELQSDGGRAHLDGGLLDAALDILESEFRRLLTEHSSPLPMSAPSSLGEQACIAPSPLPVAVIQKLQAIIGRLIANKRFDRCISIYVEVRSSNVRASLQALDLDYLEISISEFNDVQSIEGYITRWGKHLEFAVKHLFEAEYKLCNDVFERLGMDVWMDCFAKIAAQAGILAFLQFGKTVTESKKDPIKLLKLLDIFASLNKLRLDFNRLFGGAACAEIQNLTRDLIKRVINGASEIFWELLAQVEIQRQTPPPPDGSVPRLVSFVTDYCNRLLGDNYKPILTQVLVIHRSWNHENFQERLLITEILKIMKAVEQNLETWVKAYDDSNLANFFMINSHWHLYKHLKGTKLGELLGESSLKEHEQYKEYYTTVFLRESWGHLPGHLSREGLILFSGGRATARDLVKKRLKNFNDAFDAMYSKQSNWVMMEKDLREKTSQAIVQMVVPVYRSFMQHYGPLVEKDQSSSKYAKYTVQNLEKMLDSLYQPKPTRYGSFKGRQLSGKFNNGLQDLRRTTSAVM; encoded by the coding sequence ATGGCTGCATCTGGGGATGGTGCTGCTTGTGTCGATGGCGTCGAGAAGCTGGTTTCCGCGAGGAAGTCGTTGATGCTGAGCTTGGAGAAGTCGAAAGCCCTGAGCTCGAAGCTGGAGAAAACGGGCCCGAGATTGGCCGAGATCAACCAGAGGTTGCCCTCCTTGGAGGCTGCCGTCCGGCCTATCCGCGCCAATAAGGACGCCCTTGTCGCTGTGGGTGGGCACATTAACCGTGCGGTCGGCCCCGCCGCGGCGGTGCTCAAGGTTTTCGATGCGGTTCATGGACTCGAGAAGATGCTGTTGTCAGATCCGCGCAATGATTTGCCCGGGTACTCGTCGGTGTTGAAGCGACTCGAGGAGGCATTGAGATTTTTGGGGGATAATTGTGCATTGGCAATCCAGTGGCTGGAGGATATAGTGGAGTATCTGGAGGATAATACTGTGGCAGATAAAGGGTACATTTCAAGTCTGAATAAATTATTGCAGAGTCTTAGGGAATTGCAGAGCGATGGTGGAAGAGCACATCTTGATGGTGGGCTCCTCGATGCAGCATTGGATATACTGGAAAGTGAGTTCCGTCGGCTCTTGACGGAGCACAGTTCACCGCTTCCAATGTCTGCTCCATCATCTCTTGGAGAGCAAGCTTGCATTGCACCGTCTCCATTGCCAGTAGCTGTCATTCAGAAGTTGCAAGCTATTATTGGGAGGTTGATCGCAAATAAGAGGTTTGATAGGTGCATATCGATATACGTAGAAGTGCGCAGTTCCAATGTTAGAGCAAGTTTACAGGCTCTTGATCTGGACTATCTTGAAATATCTATCTCTGAATTTAATGATGTTCAGAGCATAGAGGGGTATATCACTCGGTGGGGGAAGCATTTGGAATTTGCAGTGAAGCATTTGTTTGAGGCAGAATATAAACTCTGCAATGATGTATTTGAGAGACTTGGTATGGATGTTTGGATGGATTGCTTTGCGAAAATAGCTGCCCAAGCAGGTATTCTTGCGTTTCTTCAATTTGGGAAGACTGTTACAGAGAGCAAGAAAGACCCAATCAAACTTTTGAAATTGTTGGACATATTTGCATCTTTGAACAAATTGCGATTGGATTTTAACAGGCTCTTCGGGGGAGCAGCCTGTGCTGAGATTCAGAATTTGACCCGTGATCTCATTAAGAGGGTCATTAATGGGGCAAGTGAGATTTTCTGGGAACTCCTTGCTCAGGTAGAGATTCAGAGACAAACCCCACCTCCTCCTGATGGAAGTGTACCGAGATTGGTGAGCTTTGTGACTGATTATTGCAATAGGCTTCTGGGGGACAATTATAAGCCTATTCTGACTCAGGTCCTGGTCATTCATCGTAGTTGGaatcatgaaaatttccaagAGAGACTCCTTATTACTGAGATTCTCAAAATTATGAAAGCAGTGGAACAGAATTTGGAGACTTGGGTGAAGGCTTATGATGATAGTAATCTTGCCAACTTTTTTATGATTAATAGTCACTGGCATTTGTACAAGCACTTGAAAGGGACAAAGCTTGGTGAGCTCTTGGGGGAATCTTCATTAAAAGAACACGAACAGTACAAGGAATACTACACCACGGTTTTCTTGAGAGAGAGCTGGGGACACCTTCCTGGTCACTTAAGTAGAGAAGGCCTAATTTTATTCTCAGGGGGGCGTGCTACTGCTCGTGATCTTGTGAAGAAAAGGCTGAAAAATTTCAATGACGCTTTTGATGCCATGTATTCAAAGCAGTCAAACTGGGTCATGATGGAGAAAGATCTGAGGGAGAAGACATCCCAGGCTATAGTCCAAATGGTTGTGCCTGTTTACAGGAGCTTTATGCAACACTATGGACCGCTGGTTGAGAAAGACCAAAGCTCAAGCAAATATGCTAAATATACTGTGCAGAACTTGGAGAAAATGCTGGATTCTCTTTATCAGCCAAAGCCAACTAGATATGGCAGTTTCAAAGGAAGGCAGCTTAGCGGAAAGTTTAACAATGGGCTACAAGACCTCCGTCGCACTACTTCTGCTGTTATGTAA